From the Musa acuminata AAA Group cultivar baxijiao chromosome BXJ3-7, Cavendish_Baxijiao_AAA, whole genome shotgun sequence genome, one window contains:
- the LOC135643542 gene encoding uncharacterized protein LOC135643542 isoform X5 has translation MSGLIDILQDNKELFQGKAKNFDVGKALSTKSVRDFDGAISIISHGHDTIEDFYSKTSTRQSIQSLKIPVLFIQSDDGTVPTYSIPRSSIAENPFTSLLLCSYLPSSFMATRHSAIFWCQHLAIEWISAVEFTLLKGRHPLLKDADVTINPSKGLAFIDERAPEQNISNGVEGRYNSSPLHLSHKIVDGYINRKLTQPNSVNGLLDDPANSVLKQTDAAAQGKVNGNVDSRSEVQQIESEDDDGTKHINAIDFQNSSADTEMDEEENKVLQTAAVVMNMLDVTMPGALDDEQKEKVLSAVGQGENLVRALQGAVPEDVRGKLTTAVTEIMQTQGKNLNLEGLNRIGWIPNVTSKVNSRIQDTVKISVNENGNDENNSGVGHEGRVQGDLEQLNSVNISISENVEPSEQRTSQSPGLTDDGCEPSQGNSTERVDHVIDETGGEKHKFSQRLGIADKHTEDDNFLNDASYIHYSEEKSTDHNKEQNMPISISNSEESLSSSVSVSDHQVVQKECYEFQKNEDKVNQELHQNSHSSTTSNEALQCSSKPPSLSVTQALDALTGFDDSTQMAVNSVFGVLENMIDQLEKSNNEGDDDEVKKSKDEISQILSPDLPTVNGDDYKRTEQRSNRSSKISNINLSPRHPDNYVNKEDIQPDNTVEDKLGSNCIANSLESSTETRTGGSELNTLGLNPSNNIGKVGPLQNYSLDKAIDPYYWGSPYEAYLQRYISSWFPRSKSSDLDSTTDLFLDPEKGQWKMLDQAGSFSGNIEEGWQNQIINGDTENQHQSSTQSDADSIIETSYAILDSELPEIEQQLTETFDTKGGWDTKEEEMLCLIRNNLLDSLKVEVDRRLSTSNLKELEGDLVDDMKQVADAVTKAIVLDNHLDLKSLSEDSDLEMVNGTLDGEHTVKIISSAIEETRYLKKVLPLGLIVGSLLASLRKYFKIAALHYVDQNKDIEKSGNIQEKHSEEEVYTRNEHLDDEKIQVYNDLTGVDKNSATTNYSKDVVMVRAVTAALGATALLAHHQQKDTYKSSQVMEVPSSVTNIEGSQNEEQTKSEEATQEKNPITIVSSLAEKAMSVAGPVVPTKDDGEVDQERLVAVLAELGQKGGLLRLVGKVALLWGGLRGAMSLTDRLISFLHIAERPLFQRVIWFGCMVLVLWSPVVIPLLPTLVQSWTMRTSNKIAEYACVLGLHVSSMILVVLWGKRIRGYDNPLEQYGLDLREPRVLGFVKGLIGGMAIVMFVHSINGLLGYASLSWPSGSTSLSLKSFINMLLLGVRGIITATGAALAEELLFRSWLLEEVAVELGYYRAIMISGVAFSLIHRSLPSIPGFLLLSLALFGIKQRSNDKIYVPIGVRSGIMITNFTLQTGGFIRYECGTPSWLINTHPLHPFDGVVGLSVCVLLAILFFPRQPQQAKCSKDIQEQNG, from the exons ATGAGTGGGTTGATAGATATTCTGCAAGATAACAAG GAACTCTTTCAAGGTAAAGCTAAAAATTTTGATGTTGGAAAAGCTTTGTCAACAAAATCTGTTCGTGATTTTGATGGAGCTATATCAATTATTTCTCATGGGCATGATACAATTGAGGACTTCTATTCAAAGACCAGTACAAGACAGTCAATACAGAGTCTTAAGATTCCTGTCCTTTTTATACAG AGTGATGATGGGACTGTGCCAACTTACTCTATTCCACGCAGTTCAATAGCAGAAAATCCATTTACAAGCCTGCTTCTTTGTTCTTACTTGCCTTCATCTTTTATGGCAACAAGGCATTCTGCCATTTTTTGGTGCCAACATCTTGCTATTGAG TGGATATCAGCAGTGGAGTTTACACTTCTGAAGGGTCGTCATCCTCTTTTAAAAGATGCTGATGTCACCATCAATccttcaaaaggtttggcatttaTTGATGAGAGAGCACCAGAGCAGAATATTTCCAATGGTGTTGAAGGGAGATACAATTCTTCCCCTTTGCATTTAAGCCATAAGATTGTAGATGGGTATATAAATAGGAAGCTTACCCAGCCAAACTCTGTAAATGGATTGCTTGATGATCCAGCTAATAGTGTGCTTAAGCAAACTGATGCTGCAGCTCAAGGTAAAGTTAATGGTAATGTGGATTCAAGAAGTGAGGTACAGCAGATAGAGAGTGAAGATGATGATGGAACAAAGCATATCAATGCCATTGATTTCCAGAATAGTAGTGCAGATACTGAGATGgatgaagaagaaaacaaagtttTACAAACTGCAGCTGTTGTCATGAATATGCTTGATGTTACAATGCCTGGCGCTCTTGATGATGAACAGAAGGAAAAG GTTCTTTCCGCTGTTGGGCAAGGAGAAAACCTGGTGAGAGCTCTTCAAGGAGCTGTGCCAGAAGATGTACGTGGAAAGCTCACAACTGCTGTTACTGAAATTATGCAAACTCAAGGGAAAAACTTGAATCTTGAAGGACTCAATAGGATTGGTTGGATTCCTAATGTTACGTCAAAGGTAAATTCAAGGATCCAAGATACAGTGAAGATCTCAGTGAATGAGAATGGCAATGATGAGAACAATTCAGGTGTGGGTCATGAGGGGAGGGTGCAAGGTGATCTAGAACAGTTAAATTCGGTCAATATCAGCATTTCAGAAAATGTTGAACCCTCTGAACAGAGAACTTCTCAGTCTCCTGGACTTACTGATGATGGATGTGAACCAAGCCAGGGTAATAGTACGGAGAGGGTTGATCATGTGATAGATGAAACTGGTGGTGAGAAGCACAAGTTCAGTCAAAGACTTGGAATTGCTGATAAGCACACTGAAGATGATAATTTTCTTAATGATGCAAGTTATATCCATTACAGTGAAGAAAAGAGTACAGACCATAACAAAGAACAAAATATGCCAATTTCTATATCTAATTCTGAGGAGTCACTTTCATCAAGTGTGTCAGTATCAGATCACCAGGTTGTGCAGAAAGAATGCTATGAATTTCAGAAGAACGAAGACAAAGTTAATCAGGAATTGCATCAAAATTCACATAGTTCCACAACATCAAATGAAGCTTTACAATGCTCTTCTAAGCCCCCTTCACTCAGTGTCACTCAAGCATTAGATGCCTTGACCGGATTTGATGATTCTACACAGATGGCAGTTAACAGTGTGTTTGGGGTTTTAGAAAACATGATTGACCAGTTAGAGAAAAGTAACAATGAAGGGGATGATGATGAAGTGAAGAAAAGTAAGGATGAGATATCTCAAATTCTATCGCCTGACCTTCCCACCGTCAATGGAGACGATTATAAAAGGACAGAGCAGAGAAGCAATCGATCAAgtaaaatatcaaatataaatCTGTCACCTAGGCATCCTGATAATTATGTAAATAAGGAAGACATTCAACCTGATAACACTGTGGAAGATAAATTGGGTTCGAATTGTATTGCTAATAGCCTTGAATCATCCACAGAAACTAGGACTGGAGGGTCCGAATTAAATACTTTAGGACTTAATCCCTCAAACAATATTGGTAAAGTTGGCCCTTTACAAAATTATTCTCTAGACAAAGCTATTGACCCTTATTATTGGGGCTCACCATATGAAGCATATCTCCAGAGGTATATTTCTTCTTGGTTCCCAAGATCAAAATCATCTGATTTGGATTCAACTACTGATTTATTCCTTGACCCAGAAAAGGGTCAGTGGAAAATGCTAGATCAAGCAGGAAGTTTCAGTGGTAACATAGAAGAAGGCTGGCAAAATCAGATTATCaatggagacaccgaaaatcagcaTCAGTCATCAACGCAAAGTGACGCAGATAGTATTATCGAGACATCATATGCGATTTTAGATTCAGAACTTCCAGAAATTGAACAACAATTAACTGAAACTTTTGATACTAAGGGTGGTTGGGATACAAAAGAAGAGGAAATGCTGTGCTTAATTAGGAACAATTTACTTGATTCTCTGAAGGTTGAAGTTGATCGTAGATTGAGCACTTCCAATTTGAAGGAATTGGAAGGGGATCTTGTAGATGATATGAAACAAGTTGCTGATGCAGTAACTAAAGCAATCGTTCTAGACAATCATTTAGACTTGAAGTCGCTTTCAGAGGATAGCGACCTAGAAATGGTAAATGGTACACTAGATGGAGAACACACTGTCAAAATAATATCTTCTGCAATTGAGGAAACCAGATATTTGAAGAAGGTCCTTCCACTTGGTTTAATTGTTGGTTCACTCTTGGCATCTTTGAGAAAGTACTTCAAGATTGCTGCTTTACATTATGTAGACCAAAACAAAGATATTGAGAAATCTGGAAATATTCAGGAGAAACATTCTGAGGAGGAGGTTTACACCAGGAATGAACATCTTGATGATGAGAAAATTCAAGTTTACAATGATTTAACTGGTGTGGATAAAAACTCTGCCACTACTAATTACAGTAAAGATGTAGTCATGGTTAGAGCAGTTACCGCCGCCTTAGGTGCAACTGCATTATTAGCACACCATCAG CAAAAGGACACTTACAAAAGCAGTCAAGTAATGGAAGTTCCTTCAAGTGTAACTAACATAGAAGGGTCTCAAAATGAGGAGCAGACTAAGTCTGAGGAGGCAACCCAAGAGAAGAATCCAATTACTATTGTGAGCAGTCTAGCTGAGAAAGCAATGTCTGTTGCTGGACCTGTAGTACCGACCAAGGATGATGGGGAAGTGGATCAGGAGAG ACTGGTCGCTGTTCTAGCAGAATTAGGACAGAAGGGTGGATTGTTGAGATTAGTTGGTAAAGTTGCTTTGCTCTGGGGTGGTTTACGTGGTGCTATGAGCTTGACTGACAGGCTCATCTCATTTTTGCATATTGCTGAGCGTCCACTGTTTCAGAG GGTTATTTGGTTCGGCTGCATGGTTCTTGTCTTATGGTCTCCAGTGGTGATTCCCCTACTCCCAACACTAGTACAAAGTTGGACAATGAGGACATCAAATAAAATTGCTGAATATGCATGTGTTTTGGGACTCCATGTTTCTAGTATGATCCTTGTTGTACTTTGGGGTAAAAGAATACGAGGCTATGACAATCCCCTTGAACAATATGGACTGGATCTCAGAGAACCCAGG GTCCTTGGTTTTGTTAAAGGTTTGATTGGAGGAATGGCAATCGTCATGTTTGTACATTCTATCAATGGATTACTAGGATATGCAAGCCTCTCCTGGCCATCGGGTTCCACTTCGTTGTCTCTAAAATCATTCATCAACATGCTACTACTAGGTGTTCGAGGGATTATTACAGCAACAGGTGCTGCTCTAGCTGAGGAGTTGTTGTTTAGGTCATGGCTTCTTGAGGAAGTTGCAGTAGAACTCGGATACTACCGTGCCATTATGATATCTGGAGTTGCATTTTCTCTAATTCACAG GTCCCTACCTTCAATACCTGGATTTTTGCTATTATCTTTGGCACTTTTTGGAATTAAGCAGAGATCAAATGATAAAATCTATGTCCCAATTGGAGTACGTTCTGGGATAATGATCACCAATTTTACCTTGCAAACTGGTGGCTTCATCAGATATGAGTGTGGCACTCCTTCCTGGTTAATTAATACTCATCCTCTGCATCCATTTGACGGTGTTGTTGGACTAAGTGTATGTGTTCTGTTAGCCATTCTTTTCTTTCCAAGGCAACCTCAGCAAGCGAAATGTTCAAAGGATATTCAAGAACAGAATGGATGA